ACCACAACTGCAGCTTGCAAATGGGTGGTAGCGACCAGTGGGGCAATATTGTAACCGGTACAGAGCTGATCCGCCGTAAAGACGCGGGCGAGGCCTTTGCGTTGACTACCCAACTGATTAAGAAAGCAGACGGCACCAAATTTGGTAAAACCGAGGGCGGCAACATCTGGCTCGATCCGGCTAAAACGTCACCATATCAGTTCTTCCAGTTCTGGTTAAATGCAAGCGATGCCGATGCGAAAAACTTTATCCGCATATTCACACTGCTGGATAAGGAAACTATCGAGGCAATGGAAGCTGAGCACGATGCGGCACCGCACTTGCGTGTATTACAAAAAGCGCTGGCAAAAGATATCACCATCCGTGTACATGGCGAGGCAGAATACGAAAAGGCTGTTAAAGCCTCAGAATTTTTATTCGGCAACACCGGTATCGAGTTCTTGAATGAGCTGACCCATAACGAAGTAGTAGGCTTGTTTGATGGCCTGCCAAACTTCCAGATCAGCAAAGCCGATCTGGAAGCGGGCGTAAACGTAGTTGATCTGCTAGCCGGTTTAACCCAGGTATTCCCATCAAAAGGTGAAGCCAAAAAGATGATTACCGCAGGCGGTGTATCGGTAAACAAAGCCAAATTAACCGGTGTAGAGCAGGTGCTTAATAACGAAAACCTGGTTGCAGGCCGTTACCTGGTGCCTCAAAAAGGTAAAAAGAATTACTTTCTGATTGTGGTGGAGTAACACCCCATCTCAGCCACCCTCCCAAGGGGGCCTTCGGGCCGAAGGGGAGGATATATAGAAAAAACAAGAAAGGTTCGCATTTGCGAGCCTTTCTTGTTTTTTTACCTCGCAATCGCTCGCCTCCGGGCTACGGGCGTTGGGAAGACGAAAGCAAAGCGAGGGGCTGTGCGATTCCCCTCTTGAGAGGGGTGGAGGGGTGTGTCCTTTATACCAGCAAAATGACACACCCCTACAGCTGCACTTTCCAACGCGCCCCTCTCAAGAGGGGATTTTAGCTCTTCAAAACGCCTGTAGGCTGAAGCCAAGCATCTGCAAGCACATGAGACATATTATACTGCCGGATCAGCGGCATACGCTTTCCATAACTCATCCAGTGTTTTACCGGTAATGGCCTCCCATGAGCCTGCAGTATAGCTATGATTCCGCAACTGCTCGTCCAGCGCTTTAACGGTGCCTTTCTTTACATGCTTTTCAATCCAGGCCAAAAAACGGGCGGTTACGCGGTAGCCGTTTGAATAGTTTTGGCTGGTTTTAAATTCGGGCAGCACCCATTTGGCGGCCTGGTTGTTTACGCCGAATTGGTAGCGCGCATAATCTGCAATGCCTTCGGTTAACCAGCCCGGGCCAACGCTACGGCCGTAGTTTTGTACAATGTGCATTACCTCGTGGGTTATCACGTCAATATCTTCGGGATGCGCAATTATCCAGTTAGCGTTAAGGCGTACCCGTGCATGGCCGGTGGCAGCAACGCCTGTGTAAGCGGTGTCCAGCATCAGATACACAGTATCAGCAGTGTTTTTGTTATATGCTTTAGCCAGTTTGGGATAGGTCTGGAAGAAGGTGGTAATCAATCGTACCTGCTGTTTCAGGTCAACTTTGGGATCGTTATTGGCTACAATCAGCGTATAGCCTTTCTTTTTAAATGTTAGGGGTTGTTGCGCAACGGCGCCAATAGAGAGCAGCAGCGCCATTACAAATAGGACCTGTTTTTTCATAGTGGCGCCAAAGTTAGTTTTTTTGGCGTTATAGCGGACGGTCCGGTTGTTGCCGGGCGGCGCCGAGCGGACTATTCTTCGGTTGGTTTTTTTTGAACCGTTTGGCAAATGATGCCGACGGACGCTCTACATATTTGTTAAATAACCATGCGATTAATAAGCTGCTCAAAAAGCCAAGGCAAAGAATTATTCCAAGAGATAAGCGATTAATCAAAGTGCAATATAAAAAGCCTATTACCGGTATGTGCACCAGGTACAAACTATAGGATATCTTTCCTAAAAACTGTGGCACACGGGCGTTAAGCCAGCTGTTTTGCGATAGATGCAGGGCCGCAATAATTATATAACATGATGCCATGGTGGTAACACCTTCGCCCAATACCATAGCTATGTTTTGTTTCATGGTGCTGGTGCCTTTTAGGTGATAGGCAAACCAGGTAGAAGCCGGATCTGCATAATTATATAGAAGCAGGGCAGTTATTAAGTAGCCGAAAATTCTACGCGAGGATAGTTTGCCATACCAGGCACTAATGTCA
This region of Mucilaginibacter yixingensis genomic DNA includes:
- the tyrS gene encoding tyrosine--tRNA ligase, translated to MNFVEELRWRGMLHDIMPGTEDLLNKGMASGYIGYDPTADSLHVGHLTQIMTLIHFQRAGHKPYALVGGATGMVGDPSGKSAERNLLSEDVLQHNLACIKEQLSKFLNFDCGANSAEMVNNYDWFKDFSFLHFIRDVGKHITVNYMMAKDSVKNRLNGDTGMSFTEFTYQLVQGYDFYYLWKHHNCSLQMGGSDQWGNIVTGTELIRRKDAGEAFALTTQLIKKADGTKFGKTEGGNIWLDPAKTSPYQFFQFWLNASDADAKNFIRIFTLLDKETIEAMEAEHDAAPHLRVLQKALAKDITIRVHGEAEYEKAVKASEFLFGNTGIEFLNELTHNEVVGLFDGLPNFQISKADLEAGVNVVDLLAGLTQVFPSKGEAKKMITAGGVSVNKAKLTGVEQVLNNENLVAGRYLVPQKGKKNYFLIVVE
- a CDS encoding basic secretory protein-like protein, producing the protein MKKQVLFVMALLLSIGAVAQQPLTFKKKGYTLIVANNDPKVDLKQQVRLITTFFQTYPKLAKAYNKNTADTVYLMLDTAYTGVAATGHARVRLNANWIIAHPEDIDVITHEVMHIVQNYGRSVGPGWLTEGIADYARYQFGVNNQAAKWVLPEFKTSQNYSNGYRVTARFLAWIEKHVKKGTVKALDEQLRNHSYTAGSWEAITGKTLDELWKAYAADPAV